Proteins from a single region of Companilactobacillus farciminis KCTC 3681 = DSM 20184:
- the rsmH gene encoding 16S rRNA (cytosine(1402)-N(4))-methyltransferase RsmH encodes MTSNVYKHKTVLLKETIDEINPHDNGIYVDATFGRGGHTKELLSRVHNSHLYVFDRDEAAIEVGENIQNDPNIIGDNSLTLIRDNFENMQERLNELGIEKVDGIVYDLGVSSPQFDDAQRGFSYKKEARLDMRMDQRQDLDAEKIVNDWSFNELVSIFYKYSDEKFAKQIARAIERTRENHRITSTLELADIIKNAIPAAARRTGGHPAKRVFQAIRIAVNDELGSLERSLEQAIDLLAPKGRISVITFQSKEDRIVKHIFKNNSHVDLPRGLPVIPDDIKPVLKQITRKPILPNEEELSENNRAHSAKLRVVEKI; translated from the coding sequence TTGACTTCTAATGTATATAAACATAAAACAGTACTTTTAAAAGAAACTATTGATGAAATAAATCCACACGATAATGGTATTTACGTTGACGCAACCTTTGGGCGTGGTGGACACACTAAAGAATTATTGAGTCGCGTACACAATAGTCATCTTTATGTTTTTGATCGTGATGAAGCTGCCATTGAGGTCGGTGAAAATATTCAAAATGATCCAAACATTATTGGTGATAATTCACTAACTTTAATACGTGATAATTTTGAAAATATGCAAGAACGTTTGAACGAACTTGGAATAGAGAAGGTTGACGGCATTGTTTATGATTTGGGAGTTTCTTCTCCCCAATTTGATGATGCCCAAAGAGGCTTTAGCTATAAAAAAGAAGCACGTTTAGATATGCGGATGGATCAAAGACAAGATCTTGATGCTGAAAAGATCGTTAATGATTGGTCATTCAATGAGTTAGTAAGTATTTTTTACAAATACAGTGACGAAAAATTTGCTAAACAGATTGCTCGTGCTATTGAACGTACCAGAGAAAATCATCGTATTACTTCTACCTTGGAATTGGCTGATATTATTAAGAATGCTATTCCTGCTGCAGCTAGAAGAACCGGTGGTCATCCAGCTAAGCGTGTTTTTCAAGCGATTAGAATTGCCGTTAATGATGAATTGGGTTCTTTAGAGAGATCTCTTGAACAAGCCATTGATTTGTTAGCACCAAAAGGCAGAATAAGCGTTATAACTTTTCAATCCAAAGAAGACCGAATTGTAAAACATATTTTTAAAAACAATTCCCATGTTGATTTACCAAGGGGGCTTCCTGTCATTCCTGATGACATCAAACCTGTCTTAAAACAGATCACTAGGAAACCAATCTTGCCTAATGAAGAAGAATTGTCTGAAAATAATCGGGCTCATAGTGCAAAATTACGTGTCGTTGAAAAGATATAA
- the mreD gene encoding rod shape-determining protein MreD — MNIKTRKVVGQVFFLLLAFYLDGLMKWAFLNNMNHGGFNVLPQLMLMLIVMLTMRIDDRRHLIILGVVFGLLYDSYYYGIIGLYTILLPLLMVGIDHFKFLLLKNNMGYDLSIYFLSLTFLQSGIYLLERLLQQTNTDVLDFITYTLGPTLLWNVVVFFILYVPLANLSSWMVKYRRDSK; from the coding sequence ATGAATATCAAAACTCGTAAAGTAGTCGGACAAGTATTTTTTCTATTATTAGCATTTTACTTGGATGGTTTAATGAAATGGGCCTTTTTGAATAATATGAACCATGGTGGATTTAACGTTTTGCCACAGTTGATGTTGATGCTAATAGTAATGTTGACGATGCGAATCGATGATCGTAGACATTTGATAATTTTAGGAGTCGTCTTTGGACTTTTGTACGATTCTTATTATTACGGAATAATTGGATTGTATACGATTTTATTGCCACTTCTAATGGTGGGAATTGATCATTTTAAATTCTTATTGTTGAAAAACAATATGGGATATGATCTTTCGATTTATTTCTTGTCGTTGACATTCTTGCAATCAGGTATTTATTTGTTGGAACGCTTATTGCAACAAACTAATACTGATGTATTAGATTTCATCACGTATACATTGGGTCCAACTTTGTTGTGGAACGTAGTAGTTTTCTTTATTCTTTACGTTCCCTTGGCTAATTTGTCGAGTTGGATGGTGAAATATCGGAGGGATAGTAAATGA
- the thiT gene encoding energy-coupled thiamine transporter ThiT, translating into MINNVSKGTGNDLVVITEGALITALAMVLSFIPHSTGVSAVEFSYGLIPMSIFALRRGLKPGLMAGLVWGILDLVIRGFSSGGFLNPLQGFVEYPVAFGVVGLIGLGSVQVKRSIEQGNNALGLIIFYSAIGFFAKYFFHFIAGGIYWGSYAPKGMNPWIYSFAINGGSFIANMIMLLVLAVLLNKIFKRLIMVKN; encoded by the coding sequence ATGATCAATAATGTTAGTAAAGGTACGGGCAATGATTTAGTTGTCATTACCGAAGGGGCTTTGATTACCGCTTTAGCGATGGTCTTGTCATTTATCCCTCATTCTACAGGAGTCTCTGCAGTAGAATTTTCTTACGGATTGATTCCGATGTCGATCTTTGCTTTGCGCCGTGGTTTGAAACCTGGCTTAATGGCTGGATTAGTTTGGGGAATTTTAGACTTGGTTATTCGTGGTTTTAGTAGTGGTGGTTTTTTGAATCCTTTGCAAGGTTTTGTAGAATATCCAGTTGCTTTTGGTGTAGTTGGTTTGATTGGACTTGGTAGTGTACAAGTAAAACGTTCGATTGAACAGGGCAACAATGCCTTAGGATTGATTATTTTCTATTCGGCTATTGGTTTCTTTGCAAAATATTTCTTCCACTTCATCGCTGGCGGTATTTACTGGGGTTCATATGCTCCTAAGGGAATGAATCCTTGGATTTATTCTTTTGCCATTAATGGTGGTAGTTTCATCGCTAATATGATTATGCTGTTAGTCTTAGCGGTCTTGTTGAATAAGATTTTCAAACGTTTGATTATGGTTAAAAATTAG
- a CDS encoding rod shape-determining protein: MFGIGSKKLGIDLGTANTLVYAEGKGIVLNEPSVVAKNNNTGEIVAVGSDAREMIGRTPGSISAIRPMRDGVIADYDTTAAMMKYFIEKTANNSKPSVMVCVPSGVTEVEKRAVIEATQHAGAREAYVIEEPFAAAIGAGLPVMDPTGNMVVDIGGGTTDVATISLGGIVSSRSIRVAGDKFDESISAYIKSNFNLQIGERTAEDVKIQVGSASIEKSKELESMQIRGRDLVTGLPKTVSLTGEDIATAIHENVEEIIETIKETLEETSPEIAADVIDHGIVLTGGGALLHHLPEVISEATGVPVFIAQDPLDCVAIGTGESLKNIDVMRRQK; this comes from the coding sequence TTGTTTGGTATTGGATCAAAGAAGCTCGGTATAGACTTGGGAACTGCAAATACTCTAGTTTATGCTGAAGGAAAAGGTATAGTTTTAAATGAACCTTCAGTTGTTGCAAAAAATAATAACACTGGAGAAATCGTTGCCGTCGGTTCAGACGCACGTGAAATGATTGGTCGTACACCGGGTAGTATTTCTGCAATTCGTCCAATGCGTGACGGTGTAATTGCCGACTATGACACAACAGCAGCTATGATGAAGTACTTCATCGAAAAAACTGCTAACAACTCAAAACCATCAGTTATGGTTTGTGTTCCAAGTGGTGTTACAGAAGTTGAAAAGCGTGCTGTTATTGAAGCAACACAACATGCAGGGGCTCGTGAAGCTTATGTAATCGAAGAACCATTTGCAGCTGCTATCGGTGCAGGTCTTCCTGTTATGGATCCAACTGGTAATATGGTTGTTGATATTGGTGGTGGTACTACTGATGTTGCTACTATTTCATTGGGTGGTATCGTTTCATCACGTTCTATCCGTGTTGCTGGTGACAAGTTTGACGAATCAATTTCTGCATATATTAAGTCAAACTTCAACCTACAAATTGGTGAAAGAACTGCTGAAGACGTTAAGATTCAAGTTGGTTCTGCTTCAATCGAGAAGTCAAAAGAACTTGAATCAATGCAAATTCGTGGTCGTGATTTGGTAACTGGTCTACCTAAGACAGTCTCATTGACTGGTGAAGATATTGCCACAGCTATTCACGAAAATGTCGAAGAAATCATTGAAACAATTAAAGAAACTCTTGAGGAAACATCTCCTGAGATTGCCGCCGACGTTATCGATCATGGTATCGTACTTACTGGTGGTGGTGCTTTATTACATCATTTACCTGAAGTGATATCTGAAGCAACTGGAGTTCCCGTATTCATTGCTCAAGACCCACTAGATTGTGTGGCCATCGGTACTGGTGAATCACTTAAAAATATCGATGTAATGCGTCGCCAAAAATAA
- the mraZ gene encoding division/cell wall cluster transcriptional repressor MraZ: MFMGEFHHTLDTKGRVIVPAKFRKLLGDKFVITRGMDGCLFGYPIEQWEKLEAQLDKLPLTKKDARAFTRFFYSAAAEVEFDKQGRINLSAPLIKFAKLEKDCVIVGVSDRIEIWDAERWNEFSQEAEDNFEEISEKMTDFDF, from the coding sequence GTGTTCATGGGTGAATTTCATCACACACTAGATACTAAAGGTCGAGTTATTGTCCCGGCCAAATTTAGAAAACTACTTGGTGATAAGTTTGTAATTACTCGAGGCATGGATGGTTGCCTTTTTGGGTATCCAATTGAGCAGTGGGAAAAGCTCGAAGCTCAGTTGGATAAGTTGCCTTTAACAAAAAAAGACGCAAGAGCATTCACGCGGTTCTTTTATTCTGCTGCGGCAGAAGTCGAATTTGATAAGCAGGGTCGAATCAATCTTTCGGCACCTTTAATCAAATTTGCTAAATTGGAAAAGGATTGTGTGATTGTCGGAGTTTCAGATCGAATTGAAATTTGGGATGCAGAGCGTTGGAACGAATTTAGCCAAGAGGCTGAAGATAATTTTGAGGAAATATCGGAGAAAATGACAGACTTTGACTTCTAA
- the minC gene encoding septum site-determining protein MinC, with protein sequence MSDIILKGDKNGFSVIIDDKANYGAALKEMKDLIIQQNAKSTNENDDVIYFTVKTGRRLLTEDQKNDIRDFFDEYPQLTLKDIEADVEDNLKVADILKANRTNVESGIIRSGQKIDYEGDLIFLGTLHRDAQVRASGSIYILGDVNGIVHAGFPDNTNAMIFGNLKDVDQLRIADVIEIVTDDNKKDFQAEKYAFIDDLHSISIDDLKNYKR encoded by the coding sequence ATGAGTGACATCATTTTAAAAGGTGATAAGAATGGCTTTTCGGTCATTATTGACGACAAAGCTAATTATGGCGCTGCTTTAAAAGAAATGAAGGATTTGATTATCCAGCAAAATGCCAAATCAACTAATGAAAATGATGATGTTATTTACTTTACTGTTAAAACAGGACGTCGTTTACTAACTGAAGATCAAAAAAACGATATCCGTGATTTCTTTGATGAATATCCACAATTAACTTTGAAAGATATCGAAGCTGATGTTGAAGATAATTTGAAAGTTGCCGATATTTTAAAAGCTAATCGGACTAATGTTGAATCGGGAATTATTCGTAGTGGACAAAAAATCGATTACGAAGGTGATTTGATTTTTCTGGGCACTTTGCATCGGGATGCTCAAGTGAGAGCTAGCGGGTCAATTTATATCCTTGGCGATGTGAATGGAATCGTTCATGCAGGATTTCCTGACAATACGAATGCAATGATCTTTGGCAATTTAAAAGATGTTGATCAACTGAGAATTGCTGATGTGATTGAAATCGTAACTGATGATAACAAAAAAGATTTTCAAGCTGAAAAGTATGCCTTTATTGATGATTTGCATTCTATCAGCATTGATGATCTGAAAAATTATAAGCGTTAG
- a CDS encoding DUF4044 domain-containing protein, translating to MELLDDKKPKSTLTKITQVVVWLMILVTIGGVVLGALMSFI from the coding sequence GTGGAATTATTGGACGATAAAAAACCTAAAAGCACTTTGACTAAAATTACACAAGTAGTCGTTTGGTTAATGATCTTAGTTACTATCGGCGGTGTAGTTTTAGGTGCATTGATGAGTTTCATTTAA
- the radC gene encoding RadC family protein encodes MMINLRERILSYGVATLKDEELLAVILGNGTKEYPVAKLARKIVSESNGLNLSLEQLMSFNGVGVAQACKVLAAIELGSRKNQADTLSEETVSVADMGQHLIKKIGSAPQEKLIAIYLNNSYHVISEKIIFIGTVDSATVHPRDILREAVGMSATQVLIAHNHPNGSLMFSQNDQEFSLRLQKCCHLIGINLIDHLIITKKTYSSLKSLNLI; translated from the coding sequence ATGATGATAAATTTAAGAGAAAGAATTTTAAGCTATGGTGTCGCTACATTAAAAGATGAAGAATTATTAGCCGTGATTTTGGGAAATGGGACTAAAGAATATCCTGTAGCCAAACTTGCTAGAAAAATAGTTTCTGAATCCAATGGTTTAAACTTGAGTTTAGAGCAATTAATGTCTTTTAATGGAGTAGGAGTAGCGCAAGCTTGTAAAGTACTTGCGGCAATAGAATTAGGATCAAGAAAAAATCAAGCTGATACCTTATCAGAAGAAACTGTTTCGGTTGCTGATATGGGTCAACATTTAATAAAGAAAATTGGGAGTGCTCCACAAGAAAAGCTAATAGCAATATATTTAAATAATAGTTATCACGTGATCTCAGAGAAAATTATTTTTATTGGTACAGTCGATTCAGCAACGGTCCATCCGCGGGATATTTTACGCGAAGCGGTTGGGATGTCTGCAACGCAAGTTTTGATTGCTCATAACCATCCGAACGGTTCGTTGATGTTTTCGCAAAACGATCAAGAGTTCAGTTTGAGACTACAAAAATGTTGCCATTTAATAGGAATAAACTTAATAGACCATTTAATTATTACAAAAAAGACATATTCTAGTCTAAAGTCTTTAAATTTAATTTAG
- the ftsL gene encoding cell division protein FtsL: protein MREESTARNLQEYQVEQQPQEQVQSAPKTSSVALSKFEILSIVTLALLTLGLMVTLVSIKVSMTSSQNKLDSLTTQITKTNTSNVNLRQEISELTSFDRFSSFAKKHNLKMSDNNVRNISK, encoded by the coding sequence ATGAGAGAAGAAAGTACTGCCAGAAACTTACAAGAATATCAAGTTGAACAACAACCACAAGAGCAGGTTCAGTCTGCTCCTAAAACTTCTAGCGTTGCTTTGTCAAAGTTTGAGATCCTTTCAATCGTGACATTAGCTTTATTGACCTTGGGCTTAATGGTTACCTTGGTCAGTATTAAAGTTTCAATGACTTCTTCTCAAAATAAATTAGATAGTCTGACTACACAGATTACAAAAACAAATACCAGTAACGTTAATTTAAGACAAGAGATTTCTGAATTAACTAGTTTTGATCGCTTTTCTTCGTTTGCAAAGAAGCATAATTTGAAAATGAGTGACAACAATGTAAGGAATATTTCAAAATGA
- the minD gene encoding septum site-determining protein MinD yields the protein MGISIVVTSGKGGVGKTTTTANVSTVLASLGKKVCMVDLDIGLRNLDAVMGLTNRIVYDIVDVAQHRVVVSQALVRDPRFEDNLYLLAASQFADKYVLDKESVGNIVNELKQRFDFVMIDCPAGIEYGFQNAVSIADGALVVTNPEVASVSDADRVVGILENMNMPITPHLIINRIRKNMINDGTSMRIDDIVNHLGIPLLGIVIDEDKVISASNSGRTVVFDDQSDAGHSYQNIARRMLGENIPLDLSTHTKKVGFWGRVFGRK from the coding sequence ATGGGGATATCAATCGTTGTAACTTCTGGAAAAGGTGGAGTTGGAAAGACTACTACCACAGCAAATGTTAGTACTGTCTTGGCAAGCCTTGGAAAAAAGGTCTGCATGGTTGATTTGGATATTGGTCTAAGAAACCTGGATGCGGTCATGGGGCTAACCAATCGAATCGTTTACGACATTGTTGATGTGGCACAGCATCGAGTGGTAGTATCGCAAGCTTTAGTCAGAGATCCACGTTTCGAAGATAATTTGTATTTGTTAGCAGCTTCGCAGTTTGCTGATAAATATGTTTTGGATAAAGAATCCGTTGGCAATATCGTCAATGAATTGAAACAACGTTTCGATTTTGTGATGATCGATTGTCCAGCGGGAATTGAATATGGCTTTCAAAATGCCGTTTCCATTGCAGATGGAGCTTTGGTAGTTACTAATCCAGAAGTCGCTTCTGTTAGTGACGCCGATCGTGTTGTCGGTATTTTGGAAAACATGAACATGCCAATTACGCCACATTTAATTATTAACCGGATTCGAAAAAATATGATCAATGATGGTACGTCAATGAGAATCGATGACATCGTTAACCATTTAGGGATTCCACTATTAGGAATCGTAATTGATGAAGATAAGGTAATTTCAGCTTCTAATTCAGGTAGAACTGTAGTCTTTGATGACCAAAGCGATGCGGGCCATAGCTATCAAAATATTGCTCGACGTATGCTTGGTGAAAACATTCCTCTTGATTTGTCAACTCACACAAAAAAAGTTGGCTTTTGGGGCAGAGTGTTTGGAAGAAAATAG
- the mreC gene encoding rod shape-determining protein MreC: protein MQKFFSNKKLIILMILIIVTFGLLAVTVNIRDKKSTPPVVQQIGNDVVSVVGGVFAYPTNAVKNATSEFSDLYNTYTENKRLKARIGELAQNQAKLEVVQDENKQLKQELKLNSTLTDYSTVNASVLSRSPSSWQSYLTINRGQTSGIKKNMPVMSGKDLIGRIIEVDKVSSKVELISTNNELNDKFAAEIIGDNKNITGVVSRYDGDTGDLVMENVTSTKSIKKGQSVITSGLGGLTPRGLYIGKVYGIKKDNYGMTNSVYITPAAELRNFTVVTVIKSSVSGEK from the coding sequence ATGCAAAAGTTCTTTTCAAATAAAAAATTGATTATCTTAATGATACTTATTATCGTAACTTTTGGACTTTTAGCGGTGACGGTCAATATTCGTGATAAGAAGAGTACGCCGCCAGTAGTTCAACAGATCGGTAATGATGTTGTCAGCGTGGTTGGTGGTGTCTTTGCTTATCCAACCAATGCTGTGAAAAATGCTACCTCAGAATTCTCTGATTTATACAACACTTACACTGAGAACAAACGTTTAAAAGCACGTATCGGTGAATTGGCTCAAAATCAGGCTAAATTAGAAGTAGTTCAAGATGAAAATAAACAACTCAAACAAGAATTAAAACTCAATAGTACTTTGACAGATTATTCCACTGTCAATGCTTCTGTTTTGTCACGTTCACCAAGTAGCTGGCAAAGTTACTTGACGATCAATCGTGGTCAAACAAGTGGTATTAAAAAGAATATGCCAGTCATGTCTGGTAAAGACTTGATTGGTAGAATCATTGAAGTCGATAAAGTCAGTTCAAAAGTTGAATTGATTTCAACCAATAATGAATTAAATGACAAATTTGCTGCTGAAATCATCGGCGACAATAAGAACATTACTGGTGTTGTGAGTCGTTACGATGGCGATACTGGTGATTTAGTCATGGAAAACGTCACTTCAACGAAGAGTATTAAAAAAGGCCAAAGCGTTATTACTTCCGGTTTAGGTGGTTTGACACCAAGAGGGTTATACATCGGTAAGGTTTATGGAATCAAAAAAGACAATTACGGTATGACTAACTCGGTATACATCACTCCAGCTGCTGAATTGCGTAACTTCACAGTTGTGACAGTAATCAAGTCATCAGTTAGCGGTGAGAAGTAA
- a CDS encoding bifunctional folylpolyglutamate synthase/dihydrofolate synthase, whose protein sequence is MLETYEEALKFIHSLPKFKRTNDLGNIKEALSRLDNPQDSYETIHITGTNGKGTTTNFLANLLEASGKRVGMFTSPFIKEFNERIQINHQYISNDELVKEVNYIKEKVAGIPLAEFEFVTILGYFYFRGRVDVAVIEAGIGAKHDKTNVITPVLSIITSIDLDHELLIGPTLQDIAREKAGIIKPNRPIITGQLHESVRGIIQKEAETLNSPLFSYGQNFSLKKYKNNDFSLSFIYYDDKLSVEGLNCLGFEKTTAINASIAIKAFLEFQKLHGLKLDSDLIRDNLDKYQLPGRAQVVQKKPLILLDGAHNISAIYNLINSLSINYENKDIIVLYAGMKDKDRHDILDELVPKSKHIYITKLDMARSATKEDYNLSQYSNVSFVENYRDELQKIVSHLTDDQLLLVTGSFYLVSDLENYFS, encoded by the coding sequence TTGTTAGAAACTTACGAAGAAGCGTTGAAATTTATTCATAGTTTACCTAAATTCAAACGAACGAATGATTTGGGTAATATTAAAGAAGCTTTGAGCCGATTAGATAATCCTCAAGACAGTTATGAAACGATTCATATCACGGGGACTAATGGTAAGGGTACAACTACTAATTTTTTGGCAAATTTACTAGAGGCTAGTGGCAAGCGTGTAGGAATGTTCACGTCGCCTTTTATTAAAGAATTCAATGAACGTATTCAAATCAATCATCAATATATTTCTAACGACGAATTAGTTAAAGAAGTTAATTACATCAAAGAAAAAGTTGCAGGAATTCCGTTAGCTGAGTTTGAATTTGTAACGATTTTGGGGTATTTTTATTTCCGTGGTCGTGTTGATGTAGCTGTAATTGAGGCTGGAATCGGTGCTAAACATGATAAAACTAATGTTATTACACCGGTGCTTTCAATTATTACTTCAATTGACTTAGACCATGAGTTATTGATTGGACCAACTTTACAAGACATTGCTCGGGAAAAGGCTGGTATTATTAAGCCAAATCGTCCAATCATTACTGGACAATTGCATGAATCAGTTCGAGGCATCATTCAAAAAGAAGCCGAGACATTAAATAGTCCGTTATTCAGTTATGGACAAAATTTTTCACTAAAAAAGTATAAAAATAATGATTTTTCTTTATCGTTTATATATTATGATGATAAGCTATCAGTAGAAGGCTTAAATTGCTTAGGTTTTGAAAAAACTACCGCAATTAATGCTTCAATAGCGATAAAAGCTTTTCTAGAATTTCAGAAGTTACATGGTTTAAAACTGGATTCAGATTTGATCAGGGATAATCTTGATAAATATCAATTGCCTGGTCGAGCTCAAGTAGTTCAGAAGAAACCATTGATTTTGCTAGACGGAGCCCATAACATTTCAGCAATTTACAATTTAATCAATTCTTTATCAATAAATTATGAAAATAAGGATATAATTGTTTTATATGCAGGGATGAAGGATAAAGATCGTCACGATATTTTGGATGAATTGGTGCCAAAATCTAAGCATATTTATATTACAAAGCTTGATATGGCACGTTCTGCTACGAAAGAGGACTATAACTTATCGCAATATTCGAATGTTTCTTTTGTTGAAAATTATCGTGATGAATTACAGAAAATTGTTTCTCACTTGACTGATGACCAATTGTTGTTAGTTACAGGATCATTTTATTTAGTATCAGATTTGGAGAATTATTTTTCGTAA